One window from the genome of Trueperaceae bacterium encodes:
- a CDS encoding DUF4864 domain-containing protein, with the protein MGCLRLCIRLLTSLLFLTLSFAQQEVATSLAVPSTDLTPIEVVRIQIAALQRNDDPYIDAGISLAFSFASPSNRRNTGPVNRFAHMIKESYGVMLYHAQAEFSEAEILGNEARVGVILTTPEGTRHGFMFVLSKQLGGQYSGMWMTDTVFRFSVSEPSST; encoded by the coding sequence ATGGGATGCCTACGCTTATGCATTAGATTATTGACTTCTCTTTTGTTTCTGACCCTAAGCTTTGCGCAACAAGAGGTAGCTACTTCCTTGGCCGTGCCTTCTACTGACCTTACACCCATCGAAGTTGTACGGATTCAGATTGCTGCTCTGCAACGCAATGACGATCCATATATAGATGCGGGAATTTCCCTTGCATTCAGCTTCGCCTCACCGAGTAACCGGAGAAATACTGGTCCAGTCAATCGCTTTGCTCACATGATCAAAGAAAGCTATGGAGTAATGCTGTATCACGCGCAAGCAGAATTTAGCGAGGCCGAAATTTTGGGCAACGAAGCTCGGGTGGGAGTTATTCTAACTACACCAGAAGGCACCCGGCACGGTTTTATGTTTGTTCTGTCAAAACAACTTGGAGGGCAATACTCCGGTATGTGGATGACTGACACCGTTTTTCGCTTTAGCGTTTCAGAACCTAGTAGTACCTAA
- a CDS encoding dehydrogenase, which produces MKISEVTVTRREMAELLPSEPPGSLGPEEIRGRTLVSLVSPGTEIQAYLSDSPSTPGYAAVFIAEEIGCNVEGINRGEQLFCMGGHRSLQQLPSKSVVRVPEGLTPEEAVLARLMGVTITTLMTTLARPGDVVVVTGAGPVGYLCAHLFSISGYEVLVVEPNTERCRIAIESGLEKVFASVPENDKINGSVALVVDCSGHEQAVLDGARIVRKGGEIVLVGVPWSQRTNLTAHELLHLVFHKYAVLRSGWEWALPHHASGFQPHSIYGSFRLALRWLADQRIPCEDIITLHTPENAQDLYQGLHHGSLEGLFQIFDWRNHNQ; this is translated from the coding sequence ATGAAAATTTCCGAGGTAACGGTTACCCGACGAGAAATGGCAGAACTGTTACCAAGCGAACCTCCGGGATCCTTGGGGCCTGAAGAGATCAGAGGACGTACCCTCGTGTCACTAGTAAGCCCAGGGACTGAGATTCAAGCTTACCTTAGTGACAGTCCAAGTACACCTGGTTATGCAGCTGTCTTTATAGCTGAAGAGATTGGATGTAACGTTGAAGGGATAAACCGTGGTGAACAACTATTCTGTATGGGTGGCCACCGAAGTTTGCAACAACTTCCGTCTAAAAGTGTTGTTCGGGTTCCTGAAGGATTAACACCCGAAGAAGCTGTTCTTGCTCGCCTGATGGGTGTGACTATAACGACGTTAATGACAACCTTAGCTCGTCCAGGAGATGTGGTTGTCGTAACTGGCGCAGGGCCGGTAGGTTACCTCTGTGCTCATCTATTTTCAATCTCCGGTTATGAAGTTTTGGTTGTTGAACCAAACACTGAGCGTTGTAGGATCGCGATTGAATCTGGTCTGGAGAAGGTATTTGCCTCAGTACCAGAAAACGATAAGATCAACGGCAGCGTTGCACTGGTTGTTGATTGCTCAGGACACGAACAGGCGGTTTTGGATGGGGCTAGGATTGTCCGAAAAGGAGGCGAGATCGTCCTTGTCGGAGTTCCCTGGTCACAAAGAACCAACCTCACGGCACATGAACTTCTGCATTTGGTATTCCACAAATACGCTGTGCTTCGTAGTGGCTGGGAATGGGCGCTTCCGCACCATGCGTCTGGTTTCCAACCTCATTCCATATATGGAAGCTTCCGATTAGCATTACGTTGGTTAGCAGATCAGAGAATTCCATGTGAAGATATCATCACCTTACACACACCAGAGAACGCACAGGATCTTTACCAAGGGCTTCATCACGGTTCGCTAGAAGGACTTTTTCAGATTTTTGATTGGCGGAATCATAACCAGTAA
- a CDS encoding 5-oxoprolinase, whose amino-acid sequence MLTTSPVRPWQFWIDRGGTFTDCLALSPDGCLSVTKVLSSDDAPLQGIRKLLGLPKSAPIPRGEVRMGTTLATNALLERTGCPHGLIITRGFRDLLEIGNQQRQKLFDVRVAKPSVLYDTVEEVTGRHDANGEVIEPLDIEEINSSLKRLRERGLTSLAVILMHGYAFPEFEIEIAERAQELGFLHVACSHEVSPEMGFAARGDTTSADAYLTPLLLTYLAKLSDELPGVDIRMMQSNGGLVEARRFRGHNAVLSGPAAGVVACARIGRWFGYPQVIGFDMGGTSTDVSRVEDNLXYSYETVTAGVRLKAPMIDIETVAAGGGSICRYKFGRFTVGPESAGSNPGPICYGLKDKNKHRATELTITDINLFLGRIQPTNFPFPLYREPIKHRLAALQSELAAEGQHLSLEDIARGFVEILNLDMAEAVKRMSVARGHDAQEHILCCFGGAGGQHACAVARNLGIDTVLVHPYAGVLSAYGIGCADSLWQGSRPVARLPLSDETLAALESDFQALETEGQDILKEQGFQSSGLRLTRKLDLRYLGTETAITINEPTGKTYLMAFENHHHRLYGYVRTDRPVEILQVRVEVAGLSDVQPPKPINNTHKELSPRDRTQVAFTEGWFDTPIYSREDLQAGHNLVGPAIILESIGTVLVEPDFRARVDEHNNLILERHCXAPARRELTTSKDLNPVALESFNYLFMSIAEQMGTVLRQTSVSTNIKERLDFSCALFDEGGNLVANAPHMPVHLGAMGESVRAVIDRWATMTPGDVYVTNDPYAGGSHLPDLTVVTPVFEESNLRFFVASRAHHADVGGVSPGSMPAFSTTLAEEGILLNCIRLVVAGEFDEMRFLNLFSTGRYPVRNLSDNRADLEAQLAANNTGVRLLIELVDHYGLDTVLTYMKFIRDNAANSVRKALAQLSDGKFEFTDQMDDGTAVGVTLLIDGERAVIDFGGTGTESKGNLNAPPAVVRAAVLYALRCLVDEVIPLNDGCLEPIEMIIPDPSLISPRPGRAVAGGNVETSQRLVDVLLAAFDLAAASQGTMNNVTFGNDTFGHYETICGGVGAAPGYPGASAVHTHMTNTRITDPEILETRHPVRLLEFGIRRGSGGAGRWVGGDGAIRQYQFLQDLEVSLLTQRRSTQPFGLKGGEPGQAGNNIRVKIDGKHEELAGVDGYYAKAMEKLIVMTPGGGGYGPPLPEDETQQS is encoded by the coding sequence ATGCTCACGACATCGCCGGTTCGTCCTTGGCAGTTCTGGATTGATCGTGGGGGCACCTTCACCGACTGCCTTGCTCTCTCACCTGACGGTTGCCTCTCTGTCACCAAAGTTCTATCGTCCGATGACGCCCCACTGCAGGGCATCCGAAAGCTCCTGGGTCTGCCAAAAAGCGCTCCTATTCCGCGTGGTGAAGTGAGAATGGGAACAACTCTAGCCACCAACGCTCTCCTTGAACGTACCGGATGCCCCCACGGGCTGATCATCACTCGGGGATTCCGTGATCTTCTCGAGATTGGTAACCAACAGAGACAAAAACTCTTCGATGTGCGAGTGGCGAAACCATCGGTTCTCTACGATACGGTTGAGGAAGTAACCGGTCGGCATGACGCTAATGGTGAAGTGATTGAACCGCTTGACATAGAAGAAATTAACTCCTCCCTGAAGCGTCTACGTGAACGAGGATTAACAAGCCTAGCCGTCATACTCATGCACGGGTACGCCTTCCCAGAGTTTGAGATTGAAATAGCAGAACGAGCTCAGGAGTTAGGATTCCTACACGTGGCTTGCTCACACGAGGTCTCCCCAGAAATGGGATTCGCAGCTCGTGGTGACACAACCAGTGCTGATGCTTACCTCACCCCACTTCTTCTTACCTACTTGGCGAAACTGAGTGATGAATTGCCTGGAGTTGACATCCGAATGATGCAATCTAATGGCGGACTTGTTGAAGCAAGACGATTCCGGGGCCATAATGCGGTACTTTCCGGCCCTGCTGCTGGTGTTGTGGCCTGCGCGCGGATTGGACGCTGGTTTGGATACCCACAAGTCATTGGTTTCGATATGGGTGGCACCTCAACCGATGTTTCGCGTGTCGAAGACAACCTANAGTACTCCTATGAAACAGTTACGGCAGGAGTACGACTAAAAGCCCCAATGATAGACATTGAGACTGTAGCGGCAGGCGGTGGTTCAATATGCCGGTACAAATTTGGTCGTTTCACAGTCGGTCCCGAGAGTGCCGGTTCGAACCCAGGCCCTATCTGTTACGGACTTAAAGATAAAAATAAACACAGAGCGACAGAACTAACAATCACTGACATCAACCTATTTCTCGGTCGCATCCAACCTACTAATTTTCCGTTTCCTCTCTACCGCGAACCGATTAAGCATCGGCTCGCTGCTCTACAGTCTGAGCTTGCGGCAGAAGGTCAACACCTCTCCCTTGAGGACATTGCAAGAGGTTTTGTCGAAATCCTTAATCTAGATATGGCTGAAGCAGTAAAGCGCATGTCCGTAGCACGAGGACATGATGCTCAAGAACATATCCTCTGCTGCTTTGGTGGCGCGGGCGGGCAGCACGCTTGCGCAGTGGCACGTAACCTCGGAATTGATACCGTCCTAGTGCATCCCTATGCAGGCGTCCTCTCAGCCTACGGCATCGGATGCGCTGATTCCCTTTGGCAGGGATCTAGGCCTGTTGCCCGGCTGCCGCTTAGTGATGAGACGTTAGCAGCCCTCGAAAGTGACTTCCAAGCTCTTGAAACCGAGGGCCAAGATATTTTAAAAGAGCAAGGCTTCCAATCCTCTGGCCTTCGCCTAACGCGCAAACTCGACCTACGGTACTTAGGTACCGAAACAGCTATCACCATAAACGAGCCAACCGGCAAGACCTACCTTATGGCTTTTGAGAATCACCACCATCGTTTATATGGTTACGTTCGAACTGATCGCCCAGTCGAGATCCTGCAGGTTCGAGTCGAGGTCGCAGGTCTATCCGACGTTCAGCCCCCCAAACCCATTAACAACACACATAAGGAATTGAGTCCCCGAGATCGTACACAGGTAGCGTTTACGGAGGGTTGGTTTGACACTCCGATATACTCTCGCGAAGATCTCCAGGCNGGTCATAATCTTGTTGGCCCCGCTATAATCCTCGAATCAATTGGAACTGTACTGGTCGAACCTGATTTTCGCGCTCGTGTTGACGAACACAACAATCTGATTCTTGAGCGGCACTGTNACGCCCCAGCCAGGCGGGAGTTAACCACTAGTAAGGACTTAAATCCAGTGGCGCTTGAGTCCTTCAATTACCTTTTCATGTCGATTGCTGAACAGATGGGAACAGTCCTACGACAGACGTCTGTGTCAACTAACATCAAAGAACGACTCGACTTTTCTTGTGCTCTTTTTGATGAAGGAGGTAACCTCGTCGCGAATGCTCCCCACATGCCTGTTCATTTAGGTGCAATGGGTGAGAGTGTTCGTGCAGTCATCGACCGTTGGGCCACAATGACACCAGGAGACGTGTACGTTACAAATGATCCTTATGCTGGTGGGTCGCATCTACCTGATCTCACCGTAGTAACACCAGTTTTTGAGGAGTCCAATCTCCGATTTTTCGTAGCGAGTCGTGCTCATCACGCTGATGTTGGAGGGGTTTCGCCTGGTTCTATGCCCGCTTTTTCTACCACCCTTGCCGAAGAAGGCATCCTCCTTAACTGCATCCGTCTTGTAGTTGCGGGTGAATTCGACGAGATGCGCTTCCTCAACCTGTTCTCAACTGGTCGTTATCCTGTGCGCAACCTATCAGACAATCGCGCTGATCTCGAAGCTCAGCTGGCAGCGAACAACACGGGAGTGAGGCTCCTAATAGAACTAGTCGACCACTATGGTTTGGATACAGTCCTTACCTACATGAAATTCATACGTGATAACGCAGCCAATAGTGTCCGAAAGGCACTTGCACAACTTAGTGACGGCAAATTTGAGTTTACTGATCAAATGGATGATGGTACCGCAGTAGGGGTTACGTTGCTTATTGATGGCGAAAGAGCAGTAATTGATTTCGGTGGTACTGGTACTGAAAGCAAAGGAAACCTTAATGCCCCACCAGCCGTGGTCCGAGCAGCTGTTCTCTACGCTCTGCGTTGCCTAGTTGACGAAGTGATTCCCCTAAACGATGGTTGCCTAGAGCCAATAGAAATGATAATTCCAGATCCAAGCCTGATTAGCCCTAGGCCGGGTCGTGCTGTTGCAGGCGGAAACGTTGAGACCTCACAACGTCTTGTAGATGTTTTACTAGCTGCTTTTGACCTGGCTGCTGCCAGCCAAGGCACCATGAACAACGTTACCTTTGGTAACGACACTTTCGGTCATTATGAAACCATCTGCGGTGGTGTAGGTGCCGCGCCCGGCTATCCTGGTGCATCTGCCGTCCACACGCACATGACTAACACCCGCATTACTGACCCAGAGATTCTAGAGACCCGCCATCCCGTTCGTCTGCTCGAATTTGGTATCCGTCGAGGTTCTGGTGGTGCGGGCCGATGGGTTGGTGGCGATGGCGCGATCCGCCAGTATCAATTCTTGCAAGACCTTGAGGTCTCGTTACTAACGCAACGTCGTTCCACACAACCATTCGGCCTCAAGGGCGGTGAGCCAGGGCAGGCAGGTAACAACATTCGCGTGAAAATTGACGGTAAACATGAGGAGCTCGCAGGTGTTGATGGATACTACGCTAAGGCGATGGAGAAGTTGATCGTGATGACACCAGGAGGAGGTGGTTACGGCCCTCCTCTGCCTGAAGATGAAACCCAACAAAGTTAA
- a CDS encoding transcription elongation factor GreA, giving the protein MRRQVQLTQQGFERLSGNLEQEYRRLEEATEILQELTGSSDDYDDAGLEEAKHEKIRIEERIDRLEDELNRSIIIEEHKMESVELGAVISLQEIQTKEVFSIQLVSPIEAGVLEGKIPKVSDESPLGKAAMGHKEGDHFKVTISQKETEYVVMSIE; this is encoded by the coding sequence ATGAGAAGGCAAGTTCAATTGACACAGCAAGGCTTTGAGCGCCTGAGCGGTAATCTCGAGCAAGAATACCGTAGGCTTGAGGAAGCCACCGAGATTTTGCAAGAGTTGACTGGGTCTTCTGACGACTATGACGATGCGGGACTTGAGGAAGCCAAGCACGAAAAGATTCGCATCGAAGAACGAATTGATAGATTAGAAGACGAGCTTAACCGTTCCATTATTATTGAGGAACACAAGATGGAGTCGGTTGAACTTGGGGCCGTTATTTCCCTGCAGGAGATTCAGACTAAGGAAGTATTTTCAATCCAGCTGGTTTCGCCTATCGAAGCAGGTGTGCTTGAAGGGAAGATTCCCAAAGTAAGTGATGAATCACCTTTGGGAAAGGCTGCTATGGGGCACAAGGAAGGCGATCATTTCAAAGTAACTATTAGTCAAAAAGAAACAGAATACGTCGTCATGTCTATTGAGTGA
- a CDS encoding iron ABC transporter substrate-binding protein, giving the protein MKQSSFRVSLCFLVAFLVGTSTAQALTVYSGRNEAFVGPVIDAFEIATGIDIEVRYGKSSPLAALLLEEGAASPADVFLSQDAGALGAVSEALLLDVLPDGILNHVEARFRSDSGQWVGVTGRARVLVVGASVPQADYPASVFDLTDEKYRGRVGWAPTNASFQSFVTAMRNIYGDAQTGDWIRGMIANDTQIYPKNTPQVDAAGRGEIDFGLVNHYYLYRFTSTDPDFPALNYYLPDADIGSLINVAGAGVLSSSDNSETALRFIEFLLSHTSQLHFASSVNEYPLVEGVPANPGLVPLSDLDTPDIDLSDLSDLQGTLDLLLETGALD; this is encoded by the coding sequence ATGAAACAATCCAGCTTTAGGGTATCTCTTTGCTTTCTAGTTGCCTTTCTTGTGGGCACAAGTACTGCGCAGGCACTAACAGTTTATTCTGGTCGTAACGAGGCCTTCGTTGGCCCCGTTATCGATGCGTTTGAAATCGCAACCGGAATTGATATCGAAGTCCGTTACGGCAAATCATCTCCACTAGCAGCCCTTCTGCTCGAAGAGGGTGCAGCCAGCCCAGCTGACGTATTCCTTTCGCAAGATGCAGGAGCCCTAGGGGCAGTAAGCGAAGCACTACTTCTTGATGTACTACCAGATGGCATTCTTAACCACGTAGAAGCCCGTTTTCGGAGCGATAGTGGACAGTGGGTTGGAGTAACTGGGCGAGCTCGCGTTCTAGTTGTTGGCGCCTCGGTTCCTCAAGCTGACTATCCCGCGAGCGTTTTCGACCTAACTGATGAGAAGTATCGGGGTCGGGTAGGTTGGGCTCCCACTAACGCTTCTTTCCAGTCTTTCGTAACAGCCATGCGCAATATTTACGGAGACGCTCAAACTGGCGATTGGATTCGTGGCATGATCGCTAATGACACACAGATTTACCCCAAAAACACCCCTCAGGTTGACGCTGCTGGCCGGGGCGAAATCGATTTTGGACTGGTAAACCACTACTACCTTTACCGCTTCACGAGCACCGATCCCGACTTCCCTGCTCTCAACTACTATCTACCTGACGCCGACATTGGTTCCCTTATTAACGTTGCTGGCGCTGGCGTTCTGAGCAGCAGCGACAACAGTGAAACGGCTCTCCGATTTATTGAGTTCCTGCTTTCGCACACCTCACAATTGCACTTCGCATCTTCGGTTAACGAGTACCCACTGGTTGAGGGCGTACCTGCCAATCCCGGCCTCGTACCTCTTAGTGATCTTGATACCCCAGATATCGATCTGTCGGACCTATCTGACCTTCAAGGCACTCTTGACCTCCTACTGGAAACAGGGGCTTTAGACTAA
- a CDS encoding amidohydrolase: MTAEEMILKNINDQEENLVRLATEIWRRPEVALEEEFASALLAGELEAAGFHIEWGVGGMSTAFVAHWGKGTPVIGYLGEYDALPGLSQEINNEKEPIHTGGPGHGCGHNLFGTACLASVLALKTAMEEGGVRGTIRFYGCPAEETLVGKTFMARDGVFDDLDAALSWHPSDSNIVWSNTSLAMNSFKVSFHGISSHAGGAPHLGRSALDGVLLMDVGVNYLREHVIQQARIHSVVTSGGQAPNVVPAYAQVWYFVRAPTRDQVEEIYARLLDVAKGAALMTGTNHKVEFVTGCYNLLPNDTLSDLLLAKMQAAGGIYFTKQERTFAKALQDTFPEGAVQNSFKAIKHKAKKGISENDLQNPLWEHVLPHKSKLEGGSGSTEVGDVSWITPTGQITTTCWPLGTPGHSWQTVASSGSTIGLKGMIFAAKGLALAGWDLFTKPELLVRAKEDLNEASGGKAYTSPLPSGLKPS, from the coding sequence ATGACGGCTGAAGAAATGATCCTCAAAAACATTAATGATCAGGAAGAAAATCTAGTCCGTCTCGCTACGGAAATCTGGAGACGGCCTGAAGTTGCCCTTGAAGAAGAATTCGCATCAGCTTTATTGGCGGGGGAGCTCGAGGCTGCCGGGTTTCACATCGAGTGGGGTGTTGGGGGGATGTCAACTGCCTTCGTGGCTCATTGGGGTAAAGGTACCCCAGTTATTGGCTATCTCGGTGAGTATGATGCGCTACCCGGTCTTTCGCAGGAGATAAACAACGAAAAGGAACCCATTCATACTGGAGGTCCTGGTCACGGATGCGGTCACAACCTGTTTGGCACTGCTTGCCTAGCATCAGTCTTAGCCCTAAAAACAGCTATGGAGGAAGGTGGTGTAAGGGGAACTATTCGTTTTTACGGGTGCCCAGCAGAAGAAACGCTAGTTGGTAAAACATTCATGGCTCGTGACGGTGTGTTCGATGATCTTGACGCTGCCCTGAGCTGGCACCCGAGCGACTCCAATATCGTTTGGAGTAATACTTCCCTAGCAATGAACTCTTTTAAGGTTTCTTTTCATGGCATTTCATCCCACGCAGGTGGGGCGCCGCACCTTGGTCGTAGTGCTCTGGATGGGGTATTGCTAATGGATGTAGGTGTCAACTACCTACGTGAGCACGTAATTCAACAGGCACGGATACACAGTGTGGTTACCAGCGGTGGTCAGGCTCCCAATGTGGTTCCTGCTTATGCGCAGGTGTGGTACTTTGTGCGCGCACCGACTCGAGACCAGGTTGAAGAGATCTATGCTCGCTTGCTGGACGTTGCTAAAGGCGCTGCCTTGATGACTGGCACCAATCACAAAGTTGAATTTGTCACTGGCTGTTACAACCTGTTGCCCAACGACACTCTGTCTGACCTCTTGCTAGCAAAGATGCAGGCGGCAGGAGGAATATACTTCACCAAGCAAGAACGAACATTCGCAAAAGCTCTACAGGATACCTTTCCCGAAGGTGCTGTTCAGAATTCCTTTAAAGCCATAAAACATAAAGCCAAAAAAGGCATATCAGAAAACGACCTTCAAAATCCACTATGGGAACATGTCCTACCTCATAAAAGCAAGTTGGAAGGAGGGAGTGGCTCTACGGAAGTGGGAGATGTTAGTTGGATTACACCAACTGGCCAAATAACTACTACTTGCTGGCCGCTCGGGACTCCGGGTCATAGTTGGCAAACGGTTGCATCTTCTGGATCCACTATTGGATTAAAAGGCATGATATTTGCTGCCAAGGGACTTGCCTTGGCTGGATGGGATCTTTTCACAAAGCCGGAACTCCTTGTCCGAGCTAAGGAAGATCTCAACGAGGCGAGCGGTGGTAAGGCATATACAAGTCCTTTGCCAAGTGGTTTAAAACCAAGTTGA
- a CDS encoding pyrroloquinoline quinone biosynthesis protein PqqC has product MFSKRLNEQLDEYHLLKHPFYKAWNEGELTREVIKDYAEQYYQHVKAFPRYISATHSLCEDLDKRKILLENLQDEEKDGADHPKLWKNFAAAVGADITEIETVEKEEFTAGMIENFFKHGRSSYAEGLASLYSYERQIPEIADTKIRGLKNHYGVSSEEGLEFFEVHKEADILHRKACEKLLDALSEEEQEKAEISALSTAKSLWGFLSGIAEKHNLPAQNN; this is encoded by the coding sequence ATGTTTTCAAAAAGACTAAACGAGCAATTAGATGAATATCACTTGCTCAAACACCCTTTTTATAAGGCCTGGAACGAAGGAGAGTTGACCAGAGAGGTTATTAAGGATTATGCAGAACAATACTACCAGCATGTAAAGGCATTTCCTCGGTATATTAGTGCTACTCACTCATTATGCGAAGATTTAGATAAAAGAAAAATTTTGCTAGAAAATCTGCAAGATGAAGAAAAGGATGGGGCGGATCACCCCAAATTATGGAAAAACTTTGCAGCGGCAGTGGGCGCTGATATTACGGAAATAGAAACAGTTGAAAAAGAAGAATTTACAGCCGGAATGATCGAAAATTTCTTTAAACACGGAAGATCAAGTTATGCCGAAGGGCTAGCATCACTGTATTCATACGAAAGGCAGATACCAGAGATCGCAGATACCAAAATTCGAGGTCTAAAAAATCATTACGGGGTTTCGTCAGAAGAAGGCCTTGAATTTTTCGAAGTTCACAAGGAAGCTGATATTCTTCATAGAAAAGCGTGTGAAAAGCTACTTGATGCACTATCCGAAGAAGAACAAGAAAAAGCAGAAATTTCAGCACTATCGACAGCCAAATCTTTATGGGGGTTTTTGTCAGGAATTGCTGAAAAACATAACCTGCCCGCACAGAACAACTAA
- a CDS encoding xylose isomerase, protein MRLGGPILEKFETPDKWIQAISARGYRASFCPIQPGAPTDVIRELIEAANKADIVIAEVGAWSSPLSSDSATRVAALRKCKDSLALADEIGARCCVNIAGSRGEPWHGPFAADLTKETFEIIVETVQEIIDDVAPIRTCYALESMPWMYPDSTESYLALLKAIDRPNFGVHFDPVNLINSPQRYFGNTAIIKEFVEKLGPHIKSCHAKDIMLQPGVAVHLEEVRPGCGQLDYQTFLREIAKLPEYTPVLMEHLPNEEEYALAANHIRGIGESLELVL, encoded by the coding sequence ATGAGATTAGGTGGCCCGATATTAGAAAAATTTGAAACTCCAGACAAATGGATTCAAGCAATTTCTGCCCGGGGGTACCGAGCATCATTCTGTCCTATCCAACCTGGTGCCCCCACTGATGTAATAAGAGAGTTAATAGAGGCTGCTAATAAAGCAGATATTGTGATTGCCGAAGTTGGGGCTTGGAGTAGCCCCCTTAGTTCAGATTCCGCAACCCGAGTTGCTGCACTGAGGAAGTGTAAGGATTCACTTGCGTTAGCAGATGAAATTGGGGCTCGCTGTTGTGTAAATATTGCCGGATCCCGGGGTGAACCATGGCACGGACCGTTCGCTGCCGACCTTACCAAAGAGACATTCGAAATAATTGTGGAAACCGTGCAAGAGATAATTGATGATGTCGCACCAATCCGCACATGCTACGCCTTGGAGTCTATGCCTTGGATGTACCCGGACTCTACTGAATCCTATCTTGCCCTGCTCAAGGCTATAGATCGACCGAATTTCGGTGTGCACTTCGATCCAGTGAACCTGATTAATAGCCCCCAAAGATACTTTGGTAATACGGCAATCATTAAGGAATTTGTCGAAAAACTTGGGCCACACATCAAATCGTGCCATGCAAAAGACATTATGCTTCAACCAGGAGTAGCTGTGCATCTTGAAGAAGTAAGGCCCGGATGTGGACAACTTGATTACCAAACCTTTTTGAGAGAAATAGCAAAACTTCCAGAATACACGCCAGTCCTAATGGAACATCTTCCTAATGAAGAAGAATACGCCTTAGCAGCAAATCACATTCGTGGAATTGGGGAATCTTTGGAGCTCGTCCTATGA